DNA from Thermococcus argininiproducens:
CAGATAGATTAAGGATCATCCATGCAGCAGCTCACAGGGGCCCAGTATTGAGAGGTTATATTCCAAGGGCATTCGGAAGAGCCACCCAGTTCAACGAACAGACAACACACATTGAGATAGTTGTGGAGGAAATTAGGAGGTGAGCCTATGGCGATCGAGAGATACTTCATAAAGGAAGGCATAAAAGAGATGCTCATCGATGAATATCTTGAGAAGGAGTTGAGAAGAGCAGGATACGGTGGACTCGACATTAAAAAGACTCCCCTTGGAACTAAGGTCGTTATATTTGTCGAACGGCCGGGTTTTGTTATTGGAAGGGGAGGTAGAAAGATTAGAGAACTCACAAGGATTCTTGAGAGACGGTTTAATCTAGAAAATCCACAAATAGAAGTTGAAGAAATCAAAAATCCGTACTTTAATGCTAAAGTTCAGGCAACCAGACTTGCTCAAGCATTAGAGAGAGGAGTTCACTTCAGAAGGGCAGCATATGCTGCAATACGAGCCATAATGAACAACGGGGCAAGAGGAGTGGAGATTAGAATTAGTGGCAAATTAACAGGAGAAAGAGCTAAGAGCGTCAGATTTTATCAAGGATACATTGCAAAGGTTGGAAATCCAGCTGAGACATTAGTTTCAAGAGGATATGCACAAGCACTACTAAAGCTTGGCGTGCTTGGTGTGAAGGTATCAATCATGCCTCCGGACGCAAGACTTCCCGATGAAATTGAGATCGTGGAGAAGCCAATTGAAGAAGAGGTGAGCGAGCAATGAAGCCAAGTGAGATTAGAGAGATGAGCATAGAAGAGATTGAAGCAAAAATTAGAGAACTTAGACTTGAACTTGCGAAGGAGAGAGGAATGCTTACTATGGGTACCTCCTTGGAGAACCCTATGGTTATTAGGAACCTTAGGAGGGATATTGCCCGCCTACTAACAATAAAGAAGGAAAAGTTGAGGAGTAAAAGGTGATGGTTAGTGCCTAGGATTGTGAATCCCCTGGATGAGATGTTGTTTAAAGAAGTGTTAAAGGAACAACAAAGAATAAGAATCTATATTGAAAAGGCTCGATACGGAAAACTCAAGACTATAATTGAAGGTATTGATGAGAAAGAGTTTAACCTTGATGAAATAGCAAAAAAACTCAAGGCGAAGTTGGCATGCGGTGGAACAGCGAAAAACGGAAGAATAGAGCTTCAAGGAGACCACAGAGAAAAGGTGAAGCGCTTATTGGCAGAACTTGGATTTTCAGAGGACTTAATAGAAGTGGAATGACAAGGAAAACACTAATCCTCCATGAACTCATAGGACTGAAAGTTAAAGTGGTAAAGAGCTCTCATCCGGGGTTGATAGGAATTGAAGGATATGTGATTGACGAGACTAAAAATACTCTCACAATCCTTGGAAGGAAAGTATGGAAAATTCCCAAAATCGTTGCGGAGTTTGAATTTGAGGTTGATGATAAAAAAATTCGAATAAAGGGAGAAGAACTGGTTGGAAGGCCCGAGATGAGATTGAAAAAGAGGTGAAAGACATGAGAGACATTGGATTGAGAATACAGCCTCCTGCGGAAAAGTGTGATGACCCAAAATGCCCTTGGCATGGCCATATAAAAGTGCACGGTCGAGTATTCGAAGGAATAGTGGTTAGCGATAAGCCAAGACACACAGTTACTGTTGAGAGACAGTACTATCACTATCTAAAAAAATACGAGCGTTATGAACTTAGAAGAAGCAAAGTTCATGCTCACAATCCACCATGCATTAATGCAAAGGCTGGGGACAAAGTAATTATAGCTGAAACCAGGCCACTTAGTAAAACAAAGAGCTTTGTAGTAGTTGCAGTCACGCAAAAGGCAGAGGAGAGGTGATAAGACATGGCGAAAAAGGGTGCTGGTGCTACAAGAGGTATATCTCCGGTAAGACCAACAAGGGCTCTTCCCATTGGGGCTTACCTCACTGTAGCAGACAACTCTGGAGCAAAGATTATTCAAATTATTGGAGTAGTTGGGTACAAAGGAGTTAGAAGAAGACTAGCTTCAGCAGGCGTTGGAGACATGGTCATCGCAACAGTGAAGAAAGGAAGACCCGACATAAGACATCAAGTAGTTAGGGCAGTTATAGTCAGACAAAGAAAGGAATACAAAAGGCTTGATGGAATGAGAGTTAAGTTTGAAGACAATGCAGCAATTATAACAACACCAGAGGGTGTTCCAAGAGGGACTGAGATTAGAGGTCCTGTGGCAAGAGAGGCTGCTGAAAAGTGGGTTAGAGTTGGAAGTATTGCGAGCATAGTATTGTGAGGTGGGATAAATGAGATTGAAAAGTAAACAACCGAGAAAGCAAAGAAAGTTTTTGTACAATGCTCCTCTTCATTTGAGGCACAAAATCGTTAGTGCCACACTCTCAAGGGAACTCAGACAAAAGTACGGTATTAGAAGTTTGCCAATAAGGAGTGGAGATAAGGTAAAGATACTTAGAGGGGACTTCAAGGGTCATGAAGGAAAAGTGATTGAAGTAGATCTTAAGAGGTATAGACTTCATATCGAGGGAGTTACTGTAAAGAAAGTAAGTGGAACTGAAGTATTCTATCCGATCCATCCATCAAATGTTATGATTGTTGATCTTAACCTTGAAGATGAGAGAAGAAAGAAAATAATTGAGAGGAGGGCTTGAACATGGCGAGGAAGGGTGCTAAGAGACACCTTAAAAGACTTGCTGCCCCAACTCAATGGTATATCGAAAGAAAAGTTTTCAAATGGGCAGTTAGACCGTCACCAGGGCCTCACACTATGAGGACTTCAATACCTCTCATCTACATAATTAGGGATTACTTGGGCTATGCTAGAACAGGAAGAGAGGCTAGGAAAGTCCTCAATGAAGGCAAAGTACTTGTTGATGGAAAAGTAAGAAAGGACTACAAATTCCCAGTAGGTATAATGGATGTCGTTTCAATTCCAGAAACTGAAGAATACTACAGAGTGCTTCCAAATAGGATTGGAAAATTAATTCTCCATCCAATAAGTGAAGAAGAGGCCAAAATAAAACCCCTCAGGATAAGCAATAAGAGGATGGTAAAGGGAGGTAATCTGCAACTTAACTTCCATGATGGTACAAACCACTTAGTTAAGCTCAGTTCACTCACAGATGAGACCAAAGATGCCTTTAGAACTGCAGATACAGTTCTAGTAAAAGTTCCAGAGAGAGAAATAGTTGAAGTTCTACCGTTTGATGTAGGGGCTTTTGTCTTTGTCGTACAAGGTAAAAACGTTGCAAGAATGGGTAAAATAGTTGAAGTGAGACACTTCCCAGGTGGATGGCCCGATGTGGTTACAATTGAAGACAAAGAAGGAGAGCTATTTGATACATTGAAAGATTATGCATTCGTTTTGGGTAAGGAAGAGCCAAAAATTTCATTACCGTGAGGTGAAAGAGAATGATAACTAACAGAGAGGCAATCTTGGCCGATTGGGAAGCTCATCCCATGAGGAGACCAAGAATTGGAAAGATAACAATAAACATTGGTGTGGGAGAGAGTGGTGAGAGATTGACAAAGGCAGAGACAATGTTAGAAGCTCTGGTAGGCCAGAAGCCAATAAGAAGGAAGGCCAAGAAAACAAATAGGGACTTTGGAATAAGAAGAGGAGAGCCAATTGCAGTCAAAGTAACTCTCAGAGGACAAAAAGCCTATGATCTCTTAAAGAGATTGCTCGCTGCCGTTGATAACAGACTCAAAGCCTCAAGTTTCGATGAACATGGAAATGTATGCTTTGGAATTGACGAGCACATAAACATACCGGGAGTTGAATATGATCCAGAGATAGGTATCTTCGGTATGGACGTTTGTGTAACACTAGAGAGGCCAGGATATAGAATAGCAATAAGGAAGAGAAGGAGGCATCACATTCCAACAAAGCATAAGCTTACCAAAGAAGAAGGAATGGTTTTTATGCAGGAGGAGTTTGGAGTCCAGATTGTGGAGGGATGATTATGGCAAAAGCTGATTACAATAAAAGAAAATCAAGGAAGTTTGGTAAAGGCGCGAGAAGATGCGTTAGATGCGGGCAATTTGGACCAATAGTTAGAATTCATGGGCTGATGCTTTGCAGACACTGCTTTAGAGAGGTAGCTCCAAAATTAGGATTTAAGAAATACGACTGAGGTGAGATGAGATGACTTTGTTAGATCCTTTGGCAAATGCATTGTCACATATCACAAATAGCGAGAGAGTTGGTAAGAAAGAGGTATACATAAAACCAGCTTCAAAACTTATTGGAGAAGTACTAAGAGTTATGCAAGAGAACGGCTATATTGGAGAATTTGAGTTTATTGATGATGGTAGAGCGGGAATTTACAGAGTTCAACTCTTAGGAAAAGTAAACAGAGCGGGTGCAATAAAGCCAAGATTCTCAGTAAAGGCCAAAGAATACGAGAAATGGGAAAAGAGGTTCCTTCCTGCATTCGAATTTGGTATACTGGTAGTATCAACCTCTCAAGGAGTTATGACTCACAAAGAGGCCCTAGAGAAGGGTATTGGTGGAAGGTTAATAGCTTACATCTACTGAGGTGAGAGAAATGCCAGTTGATGCATGGGTGAGGGAAGAAGTTGAAATTCCAGAAGGAGTTACAGTTGAAATAAATGGTAACCTTGTAAAAGTGAAAGGACCAAAAGGAGAAGTTGAACGAGAACTCAGTTATCCTGGCTTTAAGCTCTTTGCAGAGGACAATAAGGTTGTCATCTACAAGGACTTTCCAAGGAGAAAAGATATTGCAATCGCAAGGACATTCAAGGCACACATAACAAACATGATTAAGGGAGTCACGGAGGGCCTTACTTACAAGCTTAAGGTGGTTTACAGTCACTTTCCAATAACAGTAAAAGTGCAAGGTGACAAAGTTTACATCGAGAATTTCCTTGGTGAAAAGGCTCCTAGAGTTGCCAAGATACTTCCGGGAGTCACTGTGAGGGTTAGAGGTGGAGAAATTCTTGTAGAAGGAATCGACAAAGAGAAGGTAGGACAAACCGCAGCAAACATCGAGCAAGCAACTAAGGTGGTTGGTAGAGATAGAAGAGTATTCCAAGATGGTATCTACATTGTGGAAAAAGCTGGTAAACCTATAAAGTTCTGAGGTGTGAGAGATGAACGAAAAAGCGAGACTGTTGAGAATAAGAGCTAAACTCAAGAGAAAGAAACCCAAATTCCTCAGACAGGAGTGGTGGAGGTTTCCAAAGTTCAAAAATGATCCTAAATGGAGAAAGCCAAAAGGAACTGACAGTAAGATGAGAGTTAAACTGAAAGGTAAAGCAAGGTCTCCAAGTATTGGATGGAGCTCACCAAAGGCTGTTAGAGGGCTTCATCCAAGCGGATATGAGGAAGTGCTTGTCCACAATGCTAAAGAACTTGAATCTATTGATCCAACAAGACAAGCAGCTAGGATCGCAAGTACCGTTGGGAAGAAGAAGAGGATCATGATAATTGAGAGGGCTAAGGAATTGGGTATTAAGGTGCTCAATGCGAGGTGAATGTCATGCTTAAGATGCAGAGAAGAATTGCAGCTGAACTGTTGAAGTGTGGCGAGAATAGGATTTGGATTGATCCTGAGAGGATTGAGGACGTTAAATCCGCAATCACTAGGGAGGACATTAGGAGATTGATAAATGAAGGGGTTGTTAAGAAAAAGCCCCTTAAAGGACAAAGCAGGTACAGAGCAAAAGTTAGGCAAGAAGCAAAGAAGAAAGGTAGACACAGGGGACATGGAAATAGAAAAGGTAAAAAGACAGCAAGAATGGGTAAGAAGGAGAAGTGGATAATGACTATAAGAGCACTTAGAAAAGAGCTCAGGAAGCTCAAAGCTGAGAAAAAAATTGATGAACATACATACCGCAATCTTTACATAAGGGCTAAAGGTGGCCAGTTTAAGAACAAACACCAGCTTTACCTGTTCATGGAAGAGAGGGGTATATTAAAGAGGTGATATAAATGGCTCACGGACCAAGATATAGAGTTCCATTTAGGAGAAGAAGGGAAGGTAAGACTAATTATCACAAGAGGCTTGCACTCTTAAAATCGGGCAAGCCTAGATTAGTCGTGAGAAAAACACTTAATCATCATATCGCTCAGATAGTCCTTTATGGTTCAGAAGGTGACAAAACGGTTGTTTCAGCTCACACGAGAGAACTCATGAGAGACTTTGGATGGAAAGGTCATGGAGGGAACACTCCAAGTGCATATCTCCTTGGACTATTGATTGGATATAAAGCATTAGAAAAGGGCATTGAAGAGGCAATACTTGATATAGGACTCCACCCACCTACAAAAGGCTCAAGCATCTTCGCTGTCCTTAAAGGAGCAGTTGATGCTGGTCTTGATGTTCCTCATAGCGAAGAAATTTACCCCGGAGAGGATAGAGTAAATGGTGAACACATAGCTAGATATGCAAAGATGCTCAAAGAAGAGAATGAAGAAAAGTACAGAAAGCAATTTGGAGGATACCTTGTTAAAGGGCTTGAACCTGAAAAGCTTCCTGAACACTTTGAAGAGGTTAAAGCGAGAATCATTGAGAAATTTGAGAAGGTGAGAGCATGAGTCAGGAGTGGAAAGAGTACGCTCAAAGGGTTTTAGAAGAATGGCAACCAAGAACAAAACTAGGTATGCTCGTTAAGGAAGGCCAAATTACTGATATTCATGAAGTCTTTAGGAGAGGTTATCAGATAAAAGAACCAGAAATAGTTGATGTGCTCCTTCCAGAGGTTAACACAAGGGAAAACCAGGAAGTGCTTGATATAGCTCTAACAGTGAGAATGACCGACAGTGGTAGGAGAGTTAGATTTAGAGTATTGGCAGCAGTAGGTAACAGAGATGGTTATGTGGGACTTGGAATAGGTCATGGAAAGGAAGTAGGTATTGCAATTAGGAAGGCAATAAACTATGCTAAAATGAACATCATTGAAATAAAAAGAGGTTGTGGTTCATGGGAATGCAGGTGCAGAAGACCACACTCAATTCCATTTGCAGTTGAGGGTAAAAGCAGTAGCGTAAAAGTCAGACTCATGCCTGGGCCAAGAGGACTTGGACTTGTTATTGGTGACGTAGGTAAAAAGATACTTGCCTTGGCAGGAGTTAAAGATGTTTGGTCACAGACTCTTGGTGAGACAAGAACAACAGTTAACTTTGCAAAAGCAGTTTTTGAGGCCTTATACAACACCAATAGTGTCGCTGTAAAACCTGAAATGATTGAGCGCTATGGTATAGTTATAGGTAGAGAGATGCCACAGAACTTTGAACTGTGAGGTGAGCTAAATGGCAAAACTTGCATTGATTAGGGTAAGAGGCAGAGTAAATGTAAAGAGGCCTGTAAAGGATACATTAGGCATGCTTAGACTTCATAAGATAAACCACTTAGTGATAATAGATGAAACTCCCGCGTATACTGGGATGATCCAGAAAGTCAAGGATTACATAACTTGGGGGGAGATAACTGCAGAAACTTTAGCAAAGCTTATTGAGAAAAGAGGAAGATTATCTGGGAACAGACGTGTAACAGAAGAATATGTTCAAGAAAAACTTGGAATGAGCATCAAGGAATTTGCAGAAAAAGTTATAACAGGGGAAATGAAGCTTAGTGATTTACCAGGTCTTAAGCCAGTCTTCAGGATGCACCCACCAAGAGGAGGATTCAAGAGCAAGAAGAGGACCTTCAAAGAGGGTGGCGCTTTAGGTTATAGAGGAGAGGCCATTAACGAGCTTATAGAGAGAATGCTATGAGGTGTGCGAGATGATTAGAAGAAAGAAAAAAGTGAGAAAGCTTCGCGGTTCCCACACTCACGGATGGGGTTGTAAAAAGAAGCACCGTGGTGGAGGGCACAAAGGCGGTAGAGGTATGGCAGGAACAGGAAAAAGAAAGAAGACGAAGTGGACATGGGTTATCAAGTATATGCCAGATCACCTAGGTAAGAGAGGGTTTAAAAGGCCTGTTGAGGCACAGAGGGAAATAATGGCAGTTAATCTTAGATTTATAGAAGAGCACTTGGACGAACTTATGCAGCTTGGCATTGCTTATGAGGAAGAAGGAAAAATAGTTGTTGACACAACCCAGTTTGCAGACAAAGTCCTTGGAAGCGGAAAGTTAACTAAACCTCTCGTTATCAAGGCTAGGGCATTCTCCCCCAAAGCTGAAGAAAAAATTGTTCAAGCTGGTGGAGAGGCCCTCCTTGCCTGATTTTTTATTATTAATATTTTTGGGGTGTAATCCATGGGAGCAAGGGATATAATCTATAAAATAGAACATGCATTCCCAGAAATTGATCGACCAAAAAGACATGTGCCGTTGAAGGAGAAGTTTGCTTGGACCGTAGTTGCATTACTGCTATATTTTGCTATGGCGGAGATTCCTCTTTTTGGAATACCAGAAAGAGTTCAGGATTACTTCCTAACATTAAGAGTTGTTCTTGCAGGTAGAAATGGTAGCCTTTTGACATTAGGTATTGGACCTATCGTCACAGCGGGAATTATCATGCAACTCTTAGTTGGTTCAGAGATCATAAGACTTGACCTCTCAAATCCAGAAGATAGAAGGTTTTATCAGGCACTCCAGAAGGTTTTTGCAGTTTTCATGTGTTTCTTTGAAGCTGGAGTGTATGTATTTGCAGGAGCTTTTGGAAATCCAACGCTTACAATTAAGGTACTCTTAGTGCTTCAGCTTGCATTTGGTGGAGTAATGGTCATGATCATGGATGAACTTGTAAGCAAGTGGGGAATCGGGAGTGGTATAAGTCTTTTCATTGCTGCTGGAGTTTCTCAGACAATTGTGACTCAATCTCTTAACCCTCTCACAACGAGTGCTGCAATTGATCCCCTTACAGGTGAACCGGCAATAATTGGAGCTATACCTGCTTTCATTCAGCATATAATTCAAGGAGATCTCATGGGAGCCCTTTATAGAAGGGGAATGCCAGATATGCTTAGTGTTATAGCTACCGTAGTGATATTTCTAATAGTTGTTTATCTTGAGAGCATGCGCGTGGAGATACCCCTTAGCTATGGAAGAGTAACTGTAAGAGGAAGATATCCAATTAGATTCATGTATGTTAGTAATATCCCAATTATCCTTACTTTTGCTCTCTATGCGAATATACAACTCTGGGCTAGGCTTCTTCAGAGAATAGGTTATCCAATACTTGGAACATTTGATGAAAGTGGAGCTGCAATTTCAGGATTTGTTAGATATGTCTTACCACCTAGAGATATATTCAGCGTAATGGCAGACCCAATAAGGGCTCTGGTTTATGCTTTGTTGACAATAACGTTTTCATTGATCTTTGGATTTCTATGGGTTGAGCTCACAGGTCTAGACGCAAGAAGCATTGCAAGACAGCTTCAAAGGGCTGGACTCCAAATCCCTGGATTCAGAAGAGATCCAAGAATACTTGAAAGAGTTCTCCAAAGATATATTCCCTATGTCACGTTCTGGGGAGCTTTTACATTAGCAGTCGTGGCAGTATTGGCAGATTTCCTTGGTGCTCTGGGAACTGGAACTGGTATATTGCTTACCGTTGGTATTCTCTATAGATTCTATGAAGAAATAGCAAGAGAACAGGCCACTGAGATGTTCCCAGCATTGCGTAGATTCTTTGGATGATTGTCGTTTTTCTATCTTTTTCCCAAAAAACCTTATAAACCAATTTCTCTTTGTAGTGTTTGGAGCGCGAGTTTTCATCAGGGTGATATAAAATGCCGTTTGTAGTGGTTATTACAGGGATTCCGG
Protein-coding regions in this window:
- a CDS encoding 30S ribosomal protein S8, which translates into the protein MTLLDPLANALSHITNSERVGKKEVYIKPASKLIGEVLRVMQENGYIGEFEFIDDGRAGIYRVQLLGKVNRAGAIKPRFSVKAKEYEKWEKRFLPAFEFGILVVSTSQGVMTHKEALEKGIGGRLIAYIY
- the rpmC gene encoding 50S ribosomal protein L29, with protein sequence MKPSEIREMSIEEIEAKIRELRLELAKERGMLTMGTSLENPMVIRNLRRDIARLLTIKKEKLRSKR
- a CDS encoding 30S ribosomal protein S4e, which translates into the protein MARKGAKRHLKRLAAPTQWYIERKVFKWAVRPSPGPHTMRTSIPLIYIIRDYLGYARTGREARKVLNEGKVLVDGKVRKDYKFPVGIMDVVSIPETEEYYRVLPNRIGKLILHPISEEEAKIKPLRISNKRMVKGGNLQLNFHDGTNHLVKLSSLTDETKDAFRTADTVLVKVPEREIVEVLPFDVGAFVFVVQGKNVARMGKIVEVRHFPGGWPDVVTIEDKEGELFDTLKDYAFVLGKEEPKISLP
- a CDS encoding 50S ribosomal protein L32e translates to MNEKARLLRIRAKLKRKKPKFLRQEWWRFPKFKNDPKWRKPKGTDSKMRVKLKGKARSPSIGWSSPKAVRGLHPSGYEEVLVHNAKELESIDPTRQAARIASTVGKKKRIMIIERAKELGIKVLNAR
- a CDS encoding 30S ribosomal protein S14, with amino-acid sequence MAKADYNKRKSRKFGKGARRCVRCGQFGPIVRIHGLMLCRHCFREVAPKLGFKKYD
- a CDS encoding 50S ribosomal protein L5, translating into MITNREAILADWEAHPMRRPRIGKITINIGVGESGERLTKAETMLEALVGQKPIRRKAKKTNRDFGIRRGEPIAVKVTLRGQKAYDLLKRLLAAVDNRLKASSFDEHGNVCFGIDEHINIPGVEYDPEIGIFGMDVCVTLERPGYRIAIRKRRRHHIPTKHKLTKEEGMVFMQEEFGVQIVEG
- a CDS encoding 50S ribosomal protein L14 encodes the protein MAKKGAGATRGISPVRPTRALPIGAYLTVADNSGAKIIQIIGVVGYKGVRRRLASAGVGDMVIATVKKGRPDIRHQVVRAVIVRQRKEYKRLDGMRVKFEDNAAIITTPEGVPRGTEIRGPVAREAAEKWVRVGSIASIVL
- a CDS encoding 30S ribosomal protein S17, giving the protein MRDIGLRIQPPAEKCDDPKCPWHGHIKVHGRVFEGIVVSDKPRHTVTVERQYYHYLKKYERYELRRSKVHAHNPPCINAKAGDKVIIAETRPLSKTKSFVVVAVTQKAEER
- the secY gene encoding preprotein translocase subunit SecY; amino-acid sequence: MGARDIIYKIEHAFPEIDRPKRHVPLKEKFAWTVVALLLYFAMAEIPLFGIPERVQDYFLTLRVVLAGRNGSLLTLGIGPIVTAGIIMQLLVGSEIIRLDLSNPEDRRFYQALQKVFAVFMCFFEAGVYVFAGAFGNPTLTIKVLLVLQLAFGGVMVMIMDELVSKWGIGSGISLFIAAGVSQTIVTQSLNPLTTSAAIDPLTGEPAIIGAIPAFIQHIIQGDLMGALYRRGMPDMLSVIATVVIFLIVVYLESMRVEIPLSYGRVTVRGRYPIRFMYVSNIPIILTFALYANIQLWARLLQRIGYPILGTFDESGAAISGFVRYVLPPRDIFSVMADPIRALVYALLTITFSLIFGFLWVELTGLDARSIARQLQRAGLQIPGFRRDPRILERVLQRYIPYVTFWGAFTLAVVAVLADFLGALGTGTGILLTVGILYRFYEEIAREQATEMFPALRRFFG
- a CDS encoding 50S ribosomal protein L30, with translation MAKLALIRVRGRVNVKRPVKDTLGMLRLHKINHLVIIDETPAYTGMIQKVKDYITWGEITAETLAKLIEKRGRLSGNRRVTEEYVQEKLGMSIKEFAEKVITGEMKLSDLPGLKPVFRMHPPRGGFKSKKRTFKEGGALGYRGEAINELIERML
- the yciH gene encoding stress response translation initiation inhibitor YciH, which encodes MLFKEVLKEQQRIRIYIEKARYGKLKTIIEGIDEKEFNLDEIAKKLKAKLACGGTAKNGRIELQGDHREKVKRLLAELGFSEDLIEVE
- a CDS encoding uL15m family ribosomal protein; this translates as MIRRKKKVRKLRGSHTHGWGCKKKHRGGGHKGGRGMAGTGKRKKTKWTWVIKYMPDHLGKRGFKRPVEAQREIMAVNLRFIEEHLDELMQLGIAYEEEGKIVVDTTQFADKVLGSGKLTKPLVIKARAFSPKAEEKIVQAGGEALLA
- a CDS encoding ribonuclease P protein component 1; amino-acid sequence: MRWNSEKRKNRASRRPQRKGEALIGRTWIFRGLNRSGMTRKTLILHELIGLKVKVVKSSHPGLIGIEGYVIDETKNTLTILGRKVWKIPKIVAEFEFEVDDKKIRIKGEELVGRPEMRLKKR
- a CDS encoding 30S ribosomal protein S3, which encodes MAIERYFIKEGIKEMLIDEYLEKELRRAGYGGLDIKKTPLGTKVVIFVERPGFVIGRGGRKIRELTRILERRFNLENPQIEVEEIKNPYFNAKVQATRLAQALERGVHFRRAAYAAIRAIMNNGARGVEIRISGKLTGERAKSVRFYQGYIAKVGNPAETLVSRGYAQALLKLGVLGVKVSIMPPDARLPDEIEIVEKPIEEEVSEQ
- a CDS encoding 50S ribosomal protein L18 translates to MAHGPRYRVPFRRRREGKTNYHKRLALLKSGKPRLVVRKTLNHHIAQIVLYGSEGDKTVVSAHTRELMRDFGWKGHGGNTPSAYLLGLLIGYKALEKGIEEAILDIGLHPPTKGSSIFAVLKGAVDAGLDVPHSEEIYPGEDRVNGEHIARYAKMLKEENEEKYRKQFGGYLVKGLEPEKLPEHFEEVKARIIEKFEKVRA
- the rpsE gene encoding 30S ribosomal protein S5; translated protein: MSQEWKEYAQRVLEEWQPRTKLGMLVKEGQITDIHEVFRRGYQIKEPEIVDVLLPEVNTRENQEVLDIALTVRMTDSGRRVRFRVLAAVGNRDGYVGLGIGHGKEVGIAIRKAINYAKMNIIEIKRGCGSWECRCRRPHSIPFAVEGKSSSVKVRLMPGPRGLGLVIGDVGKKILALAGVKDVWSQTLGETRTTVNFAKAVFEALYNTNSVAVKPEMIERYGIVIGREMPQNFEL
- a CDS encoding 50S ribosomal protein L6 is translated as MPVDAWVREEVEIPEGVTVEINGNLVKVKGPKGEVERELSYPGFKLFAEDNKVVIYKDFPRRKDIAIARTFKAHITNMIKGVTEGLTYKLKVVYSHFPITVKVQGDKVYIENFLGEKAPRVAKILPGVTVRVRGGEILVEGIDKEKVGQTAANIEQATKVVGRDRRVFQDGIYIVEKAGKPIKF
- a CDS encoding 50S ribosomal protein L19e, encoding MLKMQRRIAAELLKCGENRIWIDPERIEDVKSAITREDIRRLINEGVVKKKPLKGQSRYRAKVRQEAKKKGRHRGHGNRKGKKTARMGKKEKWIMTIRALRKELRKLKAEKKIDEHTYRNLYIRAKGGQFKNKHQLYLFMEERGILKR
- the rplX gene encoding 50S ribosomal protein L24; translation: MRLKSKQPRKQRKFLYNAPLHLRHKIVSATLSRELRQKYGIRSLPIRSGDKVKILRGDFKGHEGKVIEVDLKRYRLHIEGVTVKKVSGTEVFYPIHPSNVMIVDLNLEDERRKKIIERRA